One Microtus pennsylvanicus isolate mMicPen1 chromosome 3, mMicPen1.hap1, whole genome shotgun sequence DNA window includes the following coding sequences:
- the Tbc1d2 gene encoding TBC1 domain family member 2A isoform X3, producing the protein MHNIRGNKQAQAIGHGPLMEESSQGVEPQGGEQSSTSDPSTPGKEPEEPPKPTPRSSLPSSPIQKPKRQSNTFPFFSDGLARSRTAQEKVAALEQQVLMLTEELKSQKELVIILHKALEAAQQEKRASSAYLAATEDKDRLELVRHKVRQIAELTQRVETLEQDRERLVHEAGLLEQQVQELQQHVQLLMDKNQAKQQVICKLSQKLTEDLAQPEQPASGDFLSQQERIEHLKDDMEAYRTQNRFLNSEIHQVTKIWRKVAEKEKALLTKCAYLQARNCQVESKYLAGLRRLQEAAGAEAGGFSELLQQLVQEALQWEAGEASGSVELRPISSEYDDYGFLTVPDYEVEDLKLLAKIQALEVCSHQLLALEAVERPLRERWAALTELAPSAELKQLLRAGVPREHRQRVWRWLVHRRVRHLHSPGCYQELLTRGRACEHPAARQIELDLNRTFPTNKHFTCPTSSFPDKLRRVLLAFSWQNPTIGYCQGLNRLAAIALLVLEDEESAFWCLVAIVETILPAEYYSKTLTASQVDQRVLRDLLSEKLPRLTAHLGQHHIDLSLITFNWFLVVFADSLISDILLRVWDAFLYEGTKVVFRYALAIFKYNEEEILRLQDSLEIYQYLRFFTKTICDSRKLMSIAFNDMNPFPMKQLRQLRAVHRERLEAELRELEVLKAEYLERRASRGRAVPESCVSEDEGEGDG; encoded by the exons ATGCACAATATCCGGGGCAACAAGCAGGCCCAAGCCATAGGCCATGGACCACTAATGGAAGAGTCTTCACAGGGTGTGGAGCCTCAAGGTGGTGAGCAGTCCTCGACCTCTGACCCCAGCACTCCAG GAAAAGAGCCGGAGGAGCCTCCCAAGCCTACACCCAGGTCCTCTCTGCCCTCAAGTCCCATACAGAAGCCTAAGCGACAAAGCAACACTTTCCCATTCTTTTCTGATGGACTGGCTCGGAGCCGCACGGCCCAGGAAAAGGTGGCGGCCTTGGAACAGCAGGTGCTGATGCTCACGGAAGAGCTGAAGTCACAGAAG GAGCTGGTGATAATCCTGCACAAGGCACTGGAGGCTGCCCAGCAAGAGAAGCGAGCATCCAGTGCGTACCTGGCAGCCACTGAAGACAAGGATCGGCTGGAGCTGGTCCGGCACAAGGTGCGGCAGATCGCGGAGCTGACCCAGCGGGTGGAGACTCTAGAGCAGGACCGAGAGCGCCTGGTGCATGAGGCTGGCCTGCTGGAGCAACAAGTGCAGGAGCTCCAGCAGCATGTGCAGCTGCTCATGGATAAGAATCAGGCCAAGCAGCAGGTCATCTGCAAGCTCTCCCAGAAGCTCACCGAAGACCTCGCCCAGCCAGAGCAGCCTGCCAGTGGTGACTTCCTGAGCCAGCAGGAAAGAATAGAGCACCTGAAG GATGACATGGAAGCATATCGGACCCAGAACAGGTTCCTCAACTCTGAGATCCACCAGGTCACCAAGATCTGGAGGAAGGtggcagagaaggagaaagcccTGCTGACCAAG TGCGCCTACCTCCAAGCCAGGAACTGCCAAGTAGAAAGCAAGTACCTGGCCGGGCTGCGGAGGCTGCAGGAGGCAGCGGGGGCTGAGGCTGGTGGCTTTTCTGAGCTGCTGCAGCAACTGGTCCAGGAGGCACTACAGTGGGAAGCAGGAGAGGCCTCAGGCAGCGTGGAGCTGAGACCCATCAG CAGCGAGTACGATGACTATGGCTTCCTGACGGTGCCGGACTATGAGGTGGAAGACCTGAAACTGCTAGCCAAGATCCAGGCCTTGGAGGTGTGCTCCCACCAGCTGCTGGCCCTCGAGGCTGTGGAGCGGCCACTGAGGGAGCGCTGGGCTGCCCTGACTGAGCTGGCACCCTCGGCTGAGCTCAAGCAGCTGCTGCGGGCAGGTGTGCCCCGCGAGCACCGTCAGCGTGTCTGGAGGTGGCTGGTCCACCGCCGTGTCCGGCACCTGCACTCCCCAGGCTGCTACCAGGAGCTCCTGACCCGGGGGCGGGCTTGCGAACACCCCGCTGCCCGCCAGATTGAGCTGGACCTCAACCGGACCTTCCCCACCAACAAGCACTTCACCTGCCCAACCTCCAGCTTCCCGGACAAGCTCCGCAGAGTGCTCCTGGCCTTTTCCTGGCAGAACCCCACCATAGGCTACTGCCAAGGCCTGAACAG GCTGGCGGCCATTGCCCTGTTGGtcctggaggatgaggagagtGCCTTCTGGTGCCTGGTGGCCATTGTGGAGACCATACTGCCTGCTGAGTACTACAGCAAGACACTGACTGCATCCCAG GTGGACCAGCGGGTGCTCCGGGACCTCCTGTCAGAGAAGCTGCCCCGGCTGACAGCACACTTGGGGCAGCACCACATAGACCTCTCCCTCATCACCTTCAACTGGTTCCTCGTGGTCTTTGCCGACTCCCTCATCAGTGACATCCTCCTGCGAGTCTGGGATGCCTTCCTCTACGAAGGGACAAAG GTGGTGTTCCGATATGCCCTGGCCATCTTCAAGTACAATGAGGAGGAGATCCTGCGGCTGCAGGACAGCCTGGAGATCTACCAGTACCTACGCTTCTTCACCAAGACCATCTGTGACAGCCG GAAGCTCATGAGCATCGCCTTCAATGATATGAACCCCTTCCCCATGAAGCAGCTGCGGCAGCTGCGGGCAGTCCACCGGGAGCGGCTGGAGGCCGAGCTGCGGGAGCTGGAAGTGCTAAAAGCCGAGTACTTGGAGAGACGGGCTTCCAGGGGCAGAGCAGTACCCGAGAGCTGTGTCAGCGAGGACGAAGGGGAAGGCGATGGCTGA